The Oryzias melastigma strain HK-1 linkage group LG13, ASM292280v2, whole genome shotgun sequence genome window below encodes:
- the LOC112149949 gene encoding pannexin-1, whose product MAIAHVATEYVFTDFLLKEPSKTQYRSIRTELAVDKMVTCVVVGLPLLFISLAFAQEVSVGTQISCFSPTNFSWRQAAYVDSFCWAAVHTHTLPLWLHKFFPYILLLVAMLMYTPALFWRFFAVPLLQSDLGFIMEELDRSYNRAVTLAKRVAALQLTSDSDPTEGCFNYPLVEKFLMTKRFSRRLLFYYLLCRGLTLVTLVCACIYLGYYCSLASIKDDFNCTLRVGLLESDPTVPEKVQCKLIAVGVFSVLSLVNLVVFAALMPVVIFAGLRPLLFQKHAQFLETYQSLPTVSVLPAPSGQCDDLSMYLLFLEENLSELKSYKYIKVLEMLKKRGDCSGESFDTMGLLQTLCTVKMDQMDGKKSKTTAEKLDETKPNSADGAAQDDKILKTPNPNSLDETEMKELSPLLVKEVTDSGAGEGGTLRQRAM is encoded by the exons ATGGCCATCGCTCACGTGGCGACGGAATACGTGTTCACCGACTTTCTGCTGAAGGAGCCGAGCAAGACTCAGTACCGCAGCATCCGCACCGAGCTGGCCGTGGACAAGATGGTGACCTGCGTGGTGGTGGGGCTGCCGCTGCTCTTCATCTCCCTGGCCTTCGCTCAGGAGGTCTCCGTGG GAACTCAGATCAGCTGCTTCTCTCCGACGAACTTCTCCTGGAGGCAGGCGGCTTACGTCGACTCCTTCTGCTGGGCTGccgttcacacacacactctaccTCTGTGGCTGCACAAg ttctttCCCTACATCCTGCTGCTGGTGGCGATGCTGATGTACACCCCGGCGCTGTTCTGGAGGTTTTTCGCGGTCCCCCTCCTGCAGTCAGACCTGGGCTTCATCATGGAGGAGCTGGACAGGAGTTATAACCGAGCGGTCACTCTGGCCAAACGCGTGGCAGCGCTCCAGCTCACCTCAGACAG CGACCCCACCGAGGGCTGCTTCAACTACCCGCTGGTGGAGAAGTTCCTGATGACTAAGCGCTTCTCGCGGCGGCTGCTGTTCTACTACCTGCTGTGCCGCGGCCTGACGCTGGTCACCCTGGTGTGCGCCTGCATCTACCTGGGTTACTACTGCAGCCTGGCCTCCATCAAGGACGACTTCAACTGCACGCTGCGCGTGGGGCTCCTGGAGTCCGACCCCACCGTTCCTGAAAAGGTCCAGTGCAAACTCATCGCCGTGGGCGTCTTCTCTGTGCTAAG CCTGGTCAACCTGGTGGTGTTCGCGGCGCTGATGCCAGTGGTGATTTTCGCCGGGCTCCGCCCACTCCTCTTCCAGAAGCATGCTCAGTTCCTGGAAACCTACCAGTCCCTCCCCACGGTGAGCGTGCTGCCCGCCCCCAGCGGACAGTGTGACGACCTCTCCATGTACCTGCTCTTCCTGGAGGAGAACCTCAGCGAGTTGAAGTCCTACAAGTACATTAAG GTGCTGGAGATGTTGAAGAAACGTGGAGACTGCTCCGGGGAAAGCTTCGACACCatggggctgctgcagacactcTGCACCGTTAAGATGGACCAGATGGACGGGAAGAAAAGCAAAACCACCGCCGAGAAACTGGatgaaaccaaaccaaactcGGCTGATGGAGCAGCACAAGATGACAAAATCCTCAAGACTCCAAATCCAAACTCCCTAGACGAAACGGAGATGAAAG agCTCAGCCCGCTGCTGGTGAAGGAAGTGACGGACAGCGGAGCAGGAGAGGGCGGGACTCTGCGGCAGCGAGCCATGTGA